In Solanum lycopersicum chromosome 3, SLM_r2.1, the genomic stretch AGTAAAGTTAAAAAGTACTTATACCCACTTATTTTAAagccaaaataacaaaaataagttaTGACTTTTGATTTATAAGTCATAAACTAAAACTCAATCCAGACCGGTCCTAAGTGGGTTAAATTGAGTGGATCAACTCGTTTATAAGCACATTTGAGGATGCTTCCGAAAAAAATCACctaatattatatatgaaatagtttttcaaaaatacaaaTTGGAATAACAATATTTGCttgttagttttgatagttatAAAAATCTGGAACATAAATTCCTTCTAATtgcttgttatttttaatattcattttggTTTGACATTTTCCAAGTGAATTCCAATTCAAAATGAACCCAGTTTACTTTCAATTTTATAACAATTGTCAAACAACTTTTAGAAACTCTCACCATTTAAATGAGCTTGAGAGATGTTGACATATactttattttaggaaaaaaagaaTTGGCCAAAATTTGTGTGAaggttattatattttaattttttttattctttcattcttaatatttttaaattaaaaatgaaaagttaaatttattttagtataaaaatatcataaatttttaatttttttttagcaaattgtgactaaattttttaattatttagacttatttttattttaaattacaaaaaaaaatcaacaattcaCGTAATATGAATTCAAAAGTATTAAGTAGGCGTTTGGCCATATGATACCATATCACCATATGGTATCGTGAGATGGAATCAACATTTGGACATGTGATTTTACGTTGATTCCATCTCATGATTCTATATCATTAGATGtgattcatattctccaaaatGATAATATGGAGTCACGTGAGAATATCATATCttgattcaaatattttaataaaaaaatcgatTCACGAGTTTATAGTTAAAACAATTccacatttatatttattaaccatttatttcacatgtaaataaaatttatcatcacattattacttctaaaaatttattattctcaccgaAATAAAATATTCTCTCCAAGATTTAGTCACTTGAACTCACAACAACCGACTGAtaaagtgatgaaatatttatggtctataaagatgaaaatataGTTGCATGATATTGACCAACAAATGACTCAAAGTAACAATGTTGGTTCGCTTCTCTGACACATGATAGAGAAATGCAAGATCAACTTGAGGAAATTATTCGTACTATGTGGGAggatcatattaaaaaataggcatattacataaatatgtcttttaacttggtttcaaattatatttatgcccttcaactttagatgtgcacaaatagacacttaaacttgtataaagttgaacacaTAGACAAATGTGTCCTACGTTtcgtcctacatgtcattttttgtcctacgtgtattgtgtcatgtaggactcatgtgtttatttatttaaaatttggctAGTTAAAatgtctgtttgtgcattatgaaagttagaggtcaaagttaaaatttgaagtcaagtttaggaTCCAATACATGTATTATCTCTAAAAATTAGTACACAACAATTTATgttcaaatttctttttattaaattaaagttagatgaaacaattacttaagtggagaacaagtacctttgtaataatttattatgcgacgtataattatttatttgataagattgaGTAAATAATTGAGATTATTACGATTTGtgaattattatgtttatgagaaaatatacaatacaaaaatttcatatccGCATATCTAAATAgagttttaattttatcttataatttCGTATCAAATTTCCATATCATGATATCATATTACATGATCAGACGGATCCTAATAAAACAAGAAGCACGAAAAGAGAGTTTAATCATAAAAGCTAAACGGAAAGTTGCGTTTAATGAAAGCCACGAAAACAATTTCATATTTCGTGACTTGGGCACGCAAGTCAATGAAGCCATAGAGCACGTAACATTTGTAATGTAGGCCggcattcttttttatttaatcagaaaaatttcattaataatcataaaaattaattattttaaatttttatttaaatatgaaaaaacaaaatcaagacGATTCacatctaaatttaattatttttaaaaaataatataaccgTTTGTTCAACGGTACCGCTCTTCAACCACCATAGATTCTTTGTTTCTTTGTTATAATCATTTGGTGCCTAAACACATCATATCCCACTTTTATATTTGATCAACTTTTTCAATCCGATGTATCACGCAATCTCTTATTGTGGGAAACAAAAAACGTCTCAATCTCTTCGTTATAAGTCCAATTGTTTACaattataatttagaaaatcaaaaCTTGTTtagttcaagtttttttttgggtaaCTAGTAGTGCTTCacttaataaagaaaaatcaattaactTCTTacttagattttcttttttttttgttgaaaaactTGATTTAAAACGTAACATCCTTTTGGGCTCGTGAAACACATCTGGTATGGACCTCCTAGTTTGTGAATGACAATATGtagtttaaaacaaaataaaaggaaCGAGATGTGTTTTTATTGATAATTATGTCATTCAATTTTGGGTGCATATcaatagatatttaaatttttataaaattaaatacgaaatataaatattttatataacataatatacaCAAGACACTATATAAAATACGTATATTTACTtacacaattatatatatatatatatatccgtATTTGGTGATATACATTTGTGTATCATTTAGGAAGAAGAATAATTGATCGTATCCATTATAGCCATGTTATTCAGTTTACACGTATAATCAAAAATCTTTTGGCAATAgcaattatacatatttatttaagttataaaatttaatatgctAATCACGATTTAAGTTTTAATAATAtccaatttcttttttagtttgttttaaaaagattgttcatttttcttttttggtaacactttaattttaacttacgtgacatgtttaagatcatAAGATTAAAGAgcgttttgatatatttgacataactttaatttaaaatcagaagatcaaaaaatcttattttcttttcttaaactccgttccaattcaaattagatttttcatttttaaaagaaagagtacaatttaaaattaaataacgGACACCTGGATAGCATTTGCTCTTTTCTATTCCCAAGAAACCCCTCAATCTCATGGGTTTAAAGGGGTAAATAGGTGCCCGACATAAGGGACAAAATCGTCAGTCCAGAAGTCAAGACACAATAGTTGGATTATTCTTGTAGTTCCCTCCATTGATTTGGGGACAGCAACAAAGGCATAGGGGTACGTGTCAATCACTCTTTAAATCTCACAGACAAATGACCACAGATTCGGCGCCCAACTTCTTTTTCCATTCCCACCTTCATTTATTACAAAGTGAACCACACGATGCACAATTAATAGGCGCGTCATCATCACTGCTCCTTTTTTCGCGTGAGCGTTGCCATCGAAGAAGCCCATAGCCCATAGCTTTTTGGGTGATTTACCGTTGGACCCATTGGAAAACCCTAGCCCCCACACACCCCAACATATTCACCCTGTGCTAGTGTTTACCTTACGACCCCTCGAATTTCATTAAATTACCATCTTGCCATCGATTTCATTTTCCTATATAATCGTCGCCTTCGTTATTGTTAGGTTTGCCGAAATAGAGAGCAAAACGGCACTTTCAAGGTATTTCTTCTAAATTCagaatactaatttttttttttcatttctcattttttaaaacaaaaatggagGCTTCGTCTTCTAGAAGCAAAACTCATGGTTCAAGTTTTCATCACCATTTTCAACGATCCACTTCACCTTCGGGTCGGTTCTGCTCATACTCAATGTCTTCAACTTCACCTAGTTTTTCCAGTTTCTCCAACAGGGATTCCGATTCCGATTTCATGACCCGATCCACATCTCCAACCCGGGTGAATCTTCGCCGATCCGTTTCCCCATCGCCAAATGTAAGGTTTTCCACCTCTGCCGGCCGTTCGATTTCAGTTTACCCTCATCAACAAAAGCAAACCAGCAGGCCCTTGCCGTCTCATCAGAAGAAAACATGCATGTGCTCACCTACAACGCATCCAGGTTCATTCCGTTGCAGTCTTCACAAAAACATGAGCCAAAATCGGAGTCATTCAAATTCCTCTTATCGATCTAGTTATCACCTGAACATGCGGAGATCGGCGATGACGAACTCACTCGTACGGATTGGAACTGTTGAAGGTGAACTGGTTAAAAGAGCGCTAGCCGCTCTGATCCGTCCTTCTTCTCATCAGCTCAGGCGAAGAGACGACTTTCAACCGCGACCTAGCCGGCTCTCCGTGATGTCCAAGGCCGAAAATTAACGAGGGTTTTGTGAAATCTTTTTGATTGTACAGTTCCTGATTTAGCATCAACTCACTGAGTTACACAAGGGGATGGACTCAGGAAAAGGCCTTATGCCGTTTTTTGTAGTTTTCAGGCGAAAACTCCCAAACCCCAaaaattttgtactttttttttttaatgttcttTAGAGTCAGGAGCATGTCATATACATCTTTTCAATATATCACAATATAATCTAAAGATCTATAATCAACTGAACGTACGTCAAAATTAATCTCAGTTTTTCTTCCTTGTTTGTTCAaatttgtgatttatttttctacATACTCCATTAGAACGTACATCTGCGTAGATTTGGTGCCATGAATCTACTTATTTTGGGTAGTTGATTgttagttcatttttttttcgtCTGTAAAGCACAACAACTATTGATGCTAACATATTGTGTACTTGTTGGCGTTCTTTTACAggcttgattttttcttttggaatgTGGCTTGCGGATCATGACAGTGACTTCTTTGGCGAATTCATCTATG encodes the following:
- the LOC101263595 gene encoding uncharacterized protein → MEASSSRSKTHGSSFHHHFQRSTSPSGRFCSYSMSSTSPSFSSFSNRDSDSDFMTRSTSPTRVNLRRSVSPSPNVRFSTSAGRSISVYPHQQKQTSRPLPSHQKKTCMCSPTTHPGSFRCSLHKNMSQNRSHSNSSYRSSYHLNMRRSAMTNSLVRIGTVEGELVKRALAALIRPSSHQLRRRDDFQPRPSRLSVMSKAEN